A genome region from Longimicrobiaceae bacterium includes the following:
- a CDS encoding DUF1802 family protein, which yields MEEASAQALKEWGAIEQALAAGEIAVLVRKGGLWERRDDFEMEHRQFWIFPTLYHQNPLELRSELAWALDAAEAADPGGAFVRLELFAEVTDAFRIENLDAALALTDLQALTPDTIENRFHYRYRPYVHALLLRVYRRNAPHVIPNTLGYEGCVSWVELDEELPVGPATPVLDDERFNAFRDLVKRRLAAHPGVVEV from the coding sequence GTGGAAGAGGCAAGCGCACAGGCCCTGAAGGAGTGGGGCGCGATCGAGCAGGCGCTCGCCGCCGGCGAGATCGCGGTTCTCGTGCGCAAGGGCGGCCTCTGGGAGCGACGTGACGACTTTGAGATGGAGCACCGGCAGTTCTGGATCTTCCCCACCCTGTACCACCAGAATCCGCTGGAGCTTCGCTCCGAGCTCGCCTGGGCCCTCGACGCCGCGGAGGCGGCCGACCCGGGGGGAGCTTTCGTACGCCTCGAGCTTTTCGCGGAGGTGACCGACGCCTTTCGCATCGAGAACCTCGACGCCGCCCTCGCCCTCACCGATCTGCAGGCGCTCACCCCCGACACGATCGAGAATCGCTTCCACTATCGTTACCGCCCCTACGTGCACGCCCTCCTGCTGCGGGTCTACCGCCGCAACGCGCCGCACGTCATCCCCAACACGCTGGGCTACGAAGGATGCGTCTCCTGGGTCGAGCTCGACGAGGAGCTGCCGGTCGGGCCCGCCACACCGGTACTGGACGACGAGCGCTTCA
- a CDS encoding glycine cleavage T C-terminal barrel domain-containing protein, producing the protein MAVAALDPLAGVALDYGDPQAEYEAVRNSAGVVDRDDLAVIVVSGRDPVRMIHGLITNDLAQASADRAVYAGMLTAKGRTIAEIRAYKVAKESTTEVWMDLPREVLQPTGDHFRRFLPPLYARWRDASESLALLGVYGPRSRELLGAVFTGLPDRLAEDEVAVVELEGSPIRLVGTRYAGGEVGFDLLLERRLRDSLRDRLLHAGDGWARRVGFGALEVLRIEAGRPRGGRELTEEVIPTEAFEAIGAMERAISFTKGCYTGQEVIVRIAHRGHVNRHLRGLVSLSGTQLSPGDRLFHPETGKDIGWITSAAESPRVGAPVALGFVRRELTPGERVRVGASDGGEARVTELPFTAE; encoded by the coding sequence GTGGCAGTAGCGGCTCTCGATCCACTCGCTGGAGTGGCGCTCGATTACGGCGATCCTCAGGCGGAGTACGAGGCCGTCCGCAACTCGGCCGGGGTCGTGGATCGCGACGACCTGGCCGTGATCGTAGTGAGCGGGCGCGACCCGGTGCGCATGATTCACGGCCTCATCACCAACGACCTCGCCCAGGCCTCCGCAGATCGTGCGGTGTACGCGGGGATGCTCACCGCCAAAGGGAGAACGATCGCCGAGATCCGTGCGTACAAGGTCGCGAAGGAGAGCACAACCGAAGTGTGGATGGACCTCCCGCGCGAGGTGCTCCAACCTACCGGCGATCACTTCCGCCGCTTCCTCCCGCCGCTGTATGCCCGCTGGCGTGATGCGTCGGAGAGCCTGGCCCTGCTCGGGGTCTATGGCCCGCGCTCGCGGGAGCTGCTGGGAGCGGTATTCACCGGTCTTCCGGATCGCCTCGCGGAAGACGAGGTCGCCGTGGTCGAGCTCGAGGGGTCACCGATCCGCCTCGTCGGGACCCGGTACGCGGGAGGGGAAGTCGGCTTTGACCTGCTGTTGGAGCGCAGACTCCGCGACTCGCTTCGCGATCGGCTCCTGCACGCTGGCGACGGCTGGGCAAGGCGCGTGGGCTTCGGCGCCCTGGAGGTGCTGAGGATCGAGGCGGGTCGGCCGCGCGGCGGCCGCGAGCTGACGGAGGAGGTCATCCCCACCGAGGCGTTCGAAGCCATCGGGGCGATGGAGCGGGCGATCTCCTTCACCAAGGGGTGCTACACGGGGCAGGAGGTGATCGTCCGCATCGCGCACCGTGGGCATGTGAACCGCCATCTGCGCGGCCTGGTGAGCCTCTCGGGCACCCAGCTCTCTCCGGGCGACCGTCTGTTTCACCCGGAAACCGGCAAGGACATCGGCTGGATCACGAGTGCAGCCGAATCCCCTCGCGTGGGCGCTCCCGTCGCCCTCGGATTCGTGAGGCGGGAGCTCACGCCGGGGGAGCGGGTGAGAGTGGGGGCATCGGACGGCGGCGAGGCACGGGTGACCGAGCTTCCTTTCACCGCGGAGTGA